TCACGGACCAACACCTCGCGACTGGAGCTACGCCATGCCAAAGAAGAAGCGTCGTGCAGCATTGCGCTCGGCTCTTAGTCTTAAGGCGCAGAACGGCACGCTCCGCGTGATCGACGCACTTGAGTTCCCCGAAATTAAGACGAAGCAAGCTGTGGCTATGCTCAACGCATTCAGCGCTCCTAAGGCGCTTTTCGTTGACTCGACCACGCGTGAAGAGGGAACAAACACCCCAATTCACAACGAGACGCTTCGCCTCTCTGTGCGAAACCTTAAGAACGCGAAATATCTCGCGGCTGAAGGCCTCAATGTTGAGGACATCCTTCGGTACGATTACCTCTTCCTCAGTGCGAACGCGGTAGACGCGGTGCAGGAGGCATTGAAATCATGAATACTGCATACGATATCGTGATTCGTCCTATCATGACCGAGAAAACAGCCGGTCTGATGGAAGACGGAATGAAAGTTGTGTTCCGCGTGAACGCTGCCGCAAATAAGCACCAGATCCGTGCTGCTGTGGAAGAGCTCTTCGGCGTGGAAGTTAAGGGTGTAAACACCATGAACCATCCTGGACGTTCGCGACGATTTGGTCGCTACGTCGGCCGCCGCAACGGTTTCAAGAAAGCCGTTGTGACCCTGGCAGAAGGATCGACGTTCGATTTGTTTGCACTAGAAGCATCAGGTGAGGACGCGGGCGAAGTGTAGCTCGTCAACAGGAGTAGGAATCATGGGTATTCGAAATAGTAACCCGACATCACCTGGCCGACGCTTTTTGCGGCGAAACGACTTCGCCGAGCTCACTGCGGGCTCGCCGGAGAAGAGCTTGACCGAATCGGTGAAGCGCTCAGGTGGTCGTAATAACAACGGACACATTACTGTGCGCCACCGCGGTGGTGGTCATAAGCGTCGCTATCGTTTGATCGACTTCAAGCGCAATAAAGTTGGAATTCCAGCTCGCGTAAAGTCGATCGAGTACGATCCAAATCGCTCGGCCTATATCGCATTGATCGCTTACGCAGACGGCGAGAAGTCATACATCATTGCGCCTCAGGGGCTCAATGTGGGTGACGAAGTCATCTCGAGCGTCCACGCTGACATCAAGCCAGGCAACACGCTTCGCCTTGCAAAGATTCCAGTCGGAACCGTTGTGCACAACATTGAGCTTCGTCCTGGAAAGGGCGCTCAAATGGTGCGCTCCGCGGGAACGTGGGCACAGCTGATGGCCAAAGAAGGTAAGTACGCTCTTCTGCGCCTTCCTTCCGGCGAGCTTCGTAAGGTCCTTCAAACTTGCCGCGCCACGGTGGGTGCAGTCTCTAACCCGAAGCACGAAAACGGCGCTTCCGGTAAAGCAGGCCGCTCACGTTGGTTGGGACGTCGTCCGTCGGTTCGTGGTGTTGCCATGAACCCGGTTGACCACCCACACGGTGGTGGTGAGGGTCGTACCTCTGGTGGTCGTCACCCAGTGACGCCATGGGGTGTGCCGACCAAAGGATACAAAACTCGTAAGAACAAACGTACCGACCGCTTCATCGTGCGTCGGCGTAACCAGAAGTGATCGCAGGAGTAAACCGTGCCACGTTCAATTAAGAAAGGACCATTCGTTGATGAAAGTCTTCGCAAGAAGATCTCTAAGGCGCTTGAGTCAGGTGATAGGCGGGCGATCAAGACCTGGAGCAGACGCTCGATGATCGTACCGGAGATGGTTGGATTGACCTTCGCTGTCCATAATGGACGCGAGTTCGTTCCAGTGTTTGTGACAGAAAATATGGTCGGCCATAAGCTCGGCGAATTCTCGGTAACGAGAACGTACTACGGGCACGCCGCTGACAAAAAAGCGAAGAAACGCTGAGGTTGGTAATGAGTAAGCCAAAACGTAAAGAACACAGAGCCAATCGGGCAGTTCTTCGCAATGTGCGAATTTCGCCTTTCAAGGCTCGCGTTGTTGCAGATCTAATTCGTAATAAGCCGGTGTATGAGGCGCTTTCGATCCTCGAGTTCACCCCAAAGAAAGCATCGCCAATCCTTGCGAAGCTTATCAATTCCGCGCTCTCCAATGTGGAGACTAGCCAGGAATTGGATTGGGATATCGACGGACTGGTTGTCGCAGAAGCCTACGTGAACGAGGGACCGACCATGCGTCGTTTCATGCCTCGCGCACAGGGTCGAGCCACCAGAATCAACAAGCGAACCAGCCATATCACTGTGGTTTTGAAGCCCGAGTAATCGTGCAGGAGTATTGAGATGGGTCAAAAAGTACACCCAACAGGATTTCGTCTCGGCGTTATCAAACCTTGGAATTCCAAGTGGTACGCAGACAAGAACTACGCGAACTGGCTGCACGAAGATCTCCAGCTTCGAGAGTACTTGCAGAAGAAGCTCGGCCATACCCAGATCTCGAAGATCGAGATCGAGCGTATGGCTCGCCGCGCAAAGCTGACGATTCACACGGTCAAACCAGCGGTGGTGATCGGACGTCAGTCGACCGGTATTGAGGCGCTCAAGCGCGAGCTTCAGAAGCGCTCGGACAGCGATATCTTCTTGAACGTTCAAGAGGTCAAGAAGCCTGATCTGGACGCGAAACTGGTCGCCGAGAATATCGCTGGCCAGCTCGAGCGTCGCGCAAGCTTCCGTCGCGTGATGAAGAAAGCCGTTCAGCAGACCATGAAGCTCGGCGCACAAGGCATCCGAGTGAACTGCTCGGGCCGCCTCGGTGGTGCCGAAATGAGCCGGCGTGAATGGTACCGTGAAGGTCGAGTGCCCCTGCACACCTTGCGTGCAGACATCGACTACGGTGTGGCAGAAGCGAAGACCACTTACGGCGTCATCGGCGTCAAAGTTTGGATCTTCAAAGGTGAAGTACTTGACGCCCGGGCTAGCTTCTAAGCGAAGCCCAGGACGACGAAGGAGATATTATGCTGAGTCCGAAACGTGTGCGTTGGAGAAAGACGCAAAAAGGTCGCATGAAAGGCAAGGCCTATCGCGGCAACGAAGTTTCGTTCGGCGATTTTGGTTTGGTGGCTCTGGAGCCAAAGCGCATCACCGCTCGACAAATCGAGGCCGCTCGTATCGCGATGACTCGATACATCAAGCGTGGTGGTAAAGTTTGGATTCGAATTTTTCCAGATAAGCCGATTACCAAGAAGCCGTTGGAAACACGAATGGGTAAAGGTAAAGGTAGCCCAGAAGAGTGGGTAGCCGTGGTCAAGCCTGGTCGTGTCCTTTACGAAATGGACGGCGTGAGCCGCGAAGTGGCAGAAGAAGCGTTCCGTCTTGCGGGACACAAACTGCCCTGTAAGACACGATTCATCGTGCGAGGAGAGGGACTATGAAAGCCGTAGAATTGCGGGAAAAGTCCGTAGAAGAGTTGACGGAGCTCGAATCTCAAATGAGAGAGGAGCTGTTTCGTCTGAGAATGAAACATTATACGGGACAACTTCAGCGTTCCTCCGATTTGAAGGAGCACCGCCGAACCATTGCCCGTATCCAGACGATATTGGCTGAACGTCAAGCCCAAGCTTGAACTGAAGTGAATGAGGAGCGGTCAAATGGCCACCGAAGAAGCACCCAAAACTGAAAAAACTCGCGGTCAGCGCAAAACCCGTATCGGCACTGTGGTGAGCGACAAGATGCAGAAAACCATCGTTGTCTCCATTACGCGTCGCTACATGCATCCGAAGTACAAAAAGTACGTCAAGATGCGTTCGCGCTACCAGGTTCATGATCCAAACGACGAATGTAAGATTGGAGATCGTGTTCTCATCGAAGAAACACGTCCTCTCTCCAAAAACAAGCGTTGGAAGGTAAAAGAGATTGTGGAGAAAGCGCCAATCGTGTAAACGATGCGCCCGCTGCCGGCCCGTGGCGCATAGGCCGTCAGATATCAACTCCCGTGTGCCAATGAGAGGTTTCCAATGATACAGATGCAGAGCAGGCTCACGGTAGCCGATAACTCTGGTGCCAAGCAGGTCCAGTGCATCAAAGTCTTGGGCGGGTCGAAGCGCCGATACGCTTCAGTAGGCGACACGATCATCGTGTCGGTGAAGGAAGCCCTGCCCAATTCGAAGGTCAAGAAAGGCGAAGTTAAGCGCGCCGTGATCGTACGTACCGCAAAAGAGCTTGCACGCCCTGACGGTACCTATATCCGGTTTGATGACAACGCCGCTGTCCTGATCGATAACAATAACCAGCCCGTCGGAACCCGTATCTTCGGACCGGTCGCTCGTGAACTTCGCGCGCGGCAATACATGAAGATCGTAAGTCTGGCGCCTGAGGTCCTTTGAGACTCGGCGGGATTGCTGAGCGGAGAACGTCATGCATGTTAAGAAAGGTGATACGGTCGTAATTTTGGCCGGAAAAGAAAAGGGAGAGCGTGGCGAGATTATCGACATCGACCGAAAGCACGGACGTGTGAAGGTTGAGCGTCGTAATATGATCGTCAAGAATAAGAAGCCAAATCTTCTCACTGGAGAAGAAGGTGCAGTGATCGAAAAAGAGAACTGGATCGACGCTTCGAACGTGCTCATTTTCAGTGAAAAACTTCAAAAGGGTGTCCGTACCCAGGCTCGTTGGGTTGGCAAAGGTGGAAGCCTCCACACCACGCGCACCGAAGCTGTGGCTTCGTTCGGCTCGGACGCTCCTGAGCGCATCCAGAAGGTCCGTTACTCGGTAAAGAGTGAAGAGACTTTCGGTGCGGTAAATGCGGATTAAAGATCGGTTGCTCGGCGCTTGACATGGGTCGAGCTCTCCGATATGAAACGCGCCCTCGAACGGCGATGTGTTGTTCGCATCGCCGAATTTTTTTGGCCAAGCTCACGGTGGTCGTGAATTGGTGGTTGGATTCGGAACAGCGGTAGAGTCCCGCTGACACGGAGAGTCCCTGATGGGTTACTTAGTAAATAAATATCGTAGTGAAGTGATTCCCGCATTGACCGAAGAGTTCTCCCTGCAGAACCCAATGGAAGTGCCTAAGATCGAGAAAGTGGTGATCAACATGGGTCTCGGCGAAGCCGTACAGAACCCCAAGGTGATCGAAGCTGCTGTCAACGAGCTTACCCTGATCGCTGGTCAAAAGCCGGTCATCACTCGCGCAAAGAACTCGATCGCAACCTTCAAGTTGCGTGAAGGTATGCCGATCGGTGTTATGGTCACCCTACGTGGTGAGCGTATGTTCCAATTCCTGGAGCGCTTGCTCTACATCGCCCTTCCTCGCGTTCGCGACTTCAAGGGTGTGAGTGACAAAGCATTCGACGGACACGGAAACTACTCGCTCGGCGTTCGTGAGCAGATCATCTTCCCAGAGATCGATTACGACAAAGTCGACAAAGTCCGCGGAATGAACATCACCATCGTGACCAGTGCTCCTAACGACGACCAGGCGCGTGCGCTCCTTCGTCACATGGGCATGCCGTTCATTCATCGTCAGCAGAAAGTTGCAGCAGCAGAAGGTTCTGAAGCTGCTGGAGAATAACCGTTAGGCCCTTCGGGGATAAAGAGGAGAAACCATGGCTCGCAAAGCATCCATGGAGAAAGCCGCAAAGACTCCAAAATTCGCAGTCCGTCAGCACAATCGCTGCGGTGTATGCGGACGTCCACGTGGTTATCTAAGAAAGTTTAATTTGTGCCGAATCTGTTTCCGTAACCTTGCTCTCAAAGGCGAAGTTCCGGGCGTCGTGAAGGCGAGCTGGTAAGAAACATTAATCCGGGAAAGGCCCAGGAGAACTCCCTAGCCGTTTGGTGAACGGCAATCTCCTGTGGAACCTTCTCGAAGGAGACACCTATGTTCACAACGAGTGATCCGATCGCGGATTTCCTCACGAGGATTCGCAATGGGCAGCAGGCGCGTCACGCGTCGACCAAGATCCCAGCGAGCAAAGTGAAGTTTGCGGTCGCAAAGATTCTTGAAAAGTATGGCTACGTCGGAAACGTCGAGCGCAACGATGAAGGTCCTCAGGGCACGATCATCGTCGAGCTTAAGTACGACAACGACCACAAGCCTTTGATTAACAACATTCGCCGAATTTCGAAGCCTTCTCGCCGTGTATACGTCGGGGTGGACGAGATCCCTTCGGTATTGAATGGTCTTGGTATCGCAATCCTTTCCACGTCTCAGGGCGTGATGACGGGTCAAGAGGCCAAGGCAGCCAACGTGGGCGGCGAGCTCCTTTGCACGGTCTATTGATACCGGAGGTGTATTATGAGTCGAATAGGTAAACTACCGATCACGATTCCCGCCGGTGTCGACGTCAAACTCGACGGTTCGGTGATTCGTGTCAAAGGTCCAAAGGGCGAGCTTGTTCGTACCCTTTCGGATGTCGTAAGTGTCAAGATCGACGGAAACACGATTCACGTCGAGCGTAGCTCGGATAGCCGTGAATCGCGTAGCCACCAGGGTCTTGTGCGCAGTCTTGTTGCAAATATGGTTACTGGCGTCTCTACGGGCTTCCAGCGTGACCTTGAGATCATCGGTGTGGGTTACCGTGCTGAGAAGCGCGGCAATTTTATTCGCTTTGACCTTGGTTACTCGCACCCGATCTTCGTCGAGCTTCCTGCAGTGGTTGAGGCGACTGTGTCGCAGACTGCAGTGTCGTTGACGAGCCGAGATAAAGAGACCCTCGGCCAGGTCGCAGCGAAGATTCGTAGCTTGAGGAAGCCGGAGCCGTACAAGGGCAAAGGCGTCAAGTACAAAGAAGAAAGAATTATCCGCAAGGCCGGTAAGGCGGGCGGCAAGAAGTAACCATCGTGTTGCGTCTTGACGCAAACAAGTTGAGGTAAGCTTATGTTGAGCAAAAATGAACGAAAAGATGGCCGCCTTCGCCGCAAGCGTCGTATTCGCAAGAAAGTCACTGGCACGCAGGCTCGGCCACGTTTGACCGTATTCCGGTCTAACCGCCACATCTACTGCCAGGTTGTAGATGACGTCACGGGGAGCACCCTTGTGTCGGCTTCAACCAAAGATGCGGAAGTCGCATCGGCATTGGACGGAAAAGATAAATCAGAGCAGGCGAAGGAAGTTGGCAAAGCGCTGGCGTCCCGAGCTCTTGGTAAAGGTATCGACTCGGTCGTCTTCGACCGTAACGGATACATCTACCATGGTCGAGTTGCGGCTGTTGCAGAAGGCGCCCGTGAAGGCGGACTGCAGTTCTAAGAGGAGTTCCTATGGCGTTGCAACGTCGTAAACGAGAAGATGTCGATTTGAGCGAAAATGTGATCGCAATCAATCGCGTCGCAAAAGTGGTGAAGGGCGGTCGTCGCTTCAGCTTCAGCGCCCTCGTGGTGGTTGGAGATGGAAACGGTCGTGTTGGCGTGGGTCACGGAAAGGCTAATGAAGTTCCAGAAGCCATCCGTAAGGCCACTGAAAACGCGAAGGGCCACCTTATTACGGTTCCGATTGTGGACGATACGATCCCTCACGATGTGATCGGACGCTTCGGTAGCGGGCAAGTTTTGCTCAAAGCTGCCAGCGAAGGTACCGGTGTTATCGCGGGTGGGCCTGTTCGTGCGATCCTTGAGGCAGCGGGTGTGAATAATATTCTCACCAAGAGCTTGGGTTCGAACAACCCACATAACGTGGTGCGGGCTACGATGGCTGGATTGGCAGGACTGCACGATCCGGACGAGTATCGCCGTCGCCTGGGCCAAAACCTACCAGAGGCTGAATAAGCCGAGGAGCACGTGATGGGTCAGATTAAAGTAACACAAACTCGCGGACTCGCCGGGAAACCAGAGTCACAGCGTCTAGCTATCAAAGGTCTCGGATTGCGTCGTCGTCACCACACAGTGGTTGTGGAAGACACGGATGCGATCCGCGGGCTGATCTCAAAAGTCGTCCACTTGGTGGAAGTCGAAGAGATCAAGGAGTGAGTCATGGATTTGAGTACGCTTAAAGCACCAAAAGGTGCAAATCGTAACCGCAAGCGTAAAGGCCGCGGACAAGGTAGCACGCTGGGTAAAACCGCGGGTAAAGGCCACAAAGGTCAAAAAGCTCGCTCCGGCGGACAGGTTAAGGCAGGTTTCGAAGGCGGTCAGATGCCTTTGCAACGTCGACTTCCAAAGCAAGGCTTCACGAACATTCACGCCAAAGTTTATGGTGTGGTCAATGTTTCGACCCTGGAGCGCGCATTTGAGGAAGGCGAAGAGGTCTCTTTTGAGACTGTTGCTGCCAAGCGTTTGATAAAGAAGCACGCTGACGGATTGAAAGTGCTTGGTCAGGGAACGCTTTCTAAGAAACTCGTCGTAAAGGCAGCTAAGGTCAGTGCTTCGGCACAAGAGAAGATCAGTGCAGCCGGTGGGACTGTAGAGGTTATCGGTGGCTAATAAGTATAGCGGAATACTCGAGATGCCAGAGCTGCGTCGGCGTTTGTTTTTTACGCTGGCGTTGCTCGCGATCTATCGTGTGGGCGTGTTCATCCCAGTTCCTGGGGTTAACCGCGCTGCGATGTCACAGATCGTCGGGGGTGCAGGAGGTGGACTTCTGGGACTCGTGAACTTGTTCACGGGCGGCGCCCTTGAGTTGATGAGTATTTTTGCTCTGGGCATCATGCCCTACATTTCAGCCTCGATTATCTTTCAGTTGATGACAGTGGTCGTCCCTGCGATCGAAAGAATGCAGAAGGAAGGCGAGCAAGGTCGAAAGAAGATCACCCAGTACACCCGTTATGCGACGGTACTCCTGAGTATCATCCAGGGAACTGGTATCTCCTTCTATCTTGAGAACCTTAACGACACGAACCCTGAACTGGGTCTCCTGGTCGAGCCAGGCCTCGGCTTCAAGCTCTTGACCGTGGTGACCTTGGTCGCCGGTACGATGTTCGTGATGTGGTTGGGTGAGCAGATCACCGAGCGCGGTATCGGTAACGGTATCTCGTTGATCATCACGGCTGGTATTATCGCAGCCTTCCCTGCGGCGGTCCTTCAGACCTTCCAGATGGCTGAGTCTGGTTCGTTGAGCACGTTTGCTCTCGTGATCTTGGGGGTCTTGGCCCTTGCAGTGACCGCGTTCATCGTGTTCATCGAGTCGGCACAACGGCGTGTGCCCTTGCAATACGCGCGGCGTATGGTGGGTCAGAGGATCTACGGAGTGCAAAATCAGCACCTTCCATTGAAGGTGAATATGGCGGGTGTTATCCCACCGATCTTTGCTTCGTCGCTTCTGATCTTCCCGAGCACCGTCGTGAGCTATTTTGATGAGAACGCCGTAACGTTGTTCATACAGGCTTCTTTGATCCCTGGTGACTGGCGCTACAACATCATCTACGCAGCCCTGGTTATCTTCTTCTGCTTCTTCTACACGGCCGTTCAGGTCAACCCTGTGGACATGGCAGACAACTTGAAGAAGCAGGATGCGTTCATTCCAGGTATTCGTCCCGGTCGTAAGACTGCTGAATACTTGGATGAAGTGATGAGCCGATTGA
This Microvenator marinus DNA region includes the following protein-coding sequences:
- the rplD gene encoding 50S ribosomal protein L4, whose product is MNIDVFNLENKKTGSLELDDAIFGAEVREHLFWEVVNWQRARRRAGTQKVKVRSEVRGGGRKPFKQKGTGRARQGSNRAAQFPGGGTIHGPTPRDWSYAMPKKKRRAALRSALSLKAQNGTLRVIDALEFPEIKTKQAVAMLNAFSAPKALFVDSTTREEGTNTPIHNETLRLSVRNLKNAKYLAAEGLNVEDILRYDYLFLSANAVDAVQEALKS
- the rplW gene encoding 50S ribosomal protein L23 codes for the protein MNTAYDIVIRPIMTEKTAGLMEDGMKVVFRVNAAANKHQIRAAVEELFGVEVKGVNTMNHPGRSRRFGRYVGRRNGFKKAVVTLAEGSTFDLFALEASGEDAGEV
- the rplB gene encoding 50S ribosomal protein L2 — translated: MGIRNSNPTSPGRRFLRRNDFAELTAGSPEKSLTESVKRSGGRNNNGHITVRHRGGGHKRRYRLIDFKRNKVGIPARVKSIEYDPNRSAYIALIAYADGEKSYIIAPQGLNVGDEVISSVHADIKPGNTLRLAKIPVGTVVHNIELRPGKGAQMVRSAGTWAQLMAKEGKYALLRLPSGELRKVLQTCRATVGAVSNPKHENGASGKAGRSRWLGRRPSVRGVAMNPVDHPHGGGEGRTSGGRHPVTPWGVPTKGYKTRKNKRTDRFIVRRRNQK
- the rpsS gene encoding 30S ribosomal protein S19, coding for MPRSIKKGPFVDESLRKKISKALESGDRRAIKTWSRRSMIVPEMVGLTFAVHNGREFVPVFVTENMVGHKLGEFSVTRTYYGHAADKKAKKR
- the rplV gene encoding 50S ribosomal protein L22, with amino-acid sequence MSKPKRKEHRANRAVLRNVRISPFKARVVADLIRNKPVYEALSILEFTPKKASPILAKLINSALSNVETSQELDWDIDGLVVAEAYVNEGPTMRRFMPRAQGRATRINKRTSHITVVLKPE
- the rpsC gene encoding 30S ribosomal protein S3, which produces MGQKVHPTGFRLGVIKPWNSKWYADKNYANWLHEDLQLREYLQKKLGHTQISKIEIERMARRAKLTIHTVKPAVVIGRQSTGIEALKRELQKRSDSDIFLNVQEVKKPDLDAKLVAENIAGQLERRASFRRVMKKAVQQTMKLGAQGIRVNCSGRLGGAEMSRREWYREGRVPLHTLRADIDYGVAEAKTTYGVIGVKVWIFKGEVLDARASF
- the rplP gene encoding 50S ribosomal protein L16 — translated: MLSPKRVRWRKTQKGRMKGKAYRGNEVSFGDFGLVALEPKRITARQIEAARIAMTRYIKRGGKVWIRIFPDKPITKKPLETRMGKGKGSPEEWVAVVKPGRVLYEMDGVSREVAEEAFRLAGHKLPCKTRFIVRGEGL
- the rpmC gene encoding 50S ribosomal protein L29; this translates as MKAVELREKSVEELTELESQMREELFRLRMKHYTGQLQRSSDLKEHRRTIARIQTILAERQAQA
- the rpsQ gene encoding 30S ribosomal protein S17, encoding MATEEAPKTEKTRGQRKTRIGTVVSDKMQKTIVVSITRRYMHPKYKKYVKMRSRYQVHDPNDECKIGDRVLIEETRPLSKNKRWKVKEIVEKAPIV
- the rplN gene encoding 50S ribosomal protein L14, with amino-acid sequence MIQMQSRLTVADNSGAKQVQCIKVLGGSKRRYASVGDTIIVSVKEALPNSKVKKGEVKRAVIVRTAKELARPDGTYIRFDDNAAVLIDNNNQPVGTRIFGPVARELRARQYMKIVSLAPEVL
- the rplX gene encoding 50S ribosomal protein L24, whose product is MHVKKGDTVVILAGKEKGERGEIIDIDRKHGRVKVERRNMIVKNKKPNLLTGEEGAVIEKENWIDASNVLIFSEKLQKGVRTQARWVGKGGSLHTTRTEAVASFGSDAPERIQKVRYSVKSEETFGAVNAD
- the rplE gene encoding 50S ribosomal protein L5, giving the protein MGYLVNKYRSEVIPALTEEFSLQNPMEVPKIEKVVINMGLGEAVQNPKVIEAAVNELTLIAGQKPVITRAKNSIATFKLREGMPIGVMVTLRGERMFQFLERLLYIALPRVRDFKGVSDKAFDGHGNYSLGVREQIIFPEIDYDKVDKVRGMNITIVTSAPNDDQARALLRHMGMPFIHRQQKVAAAEGSEAAGE
- a CDS encoding type Z 30S ribosomal protein S14, giving the protein MARKASMEKAAKTPKFAVRQHNRCGVCGRPRGYLRKFNLCRICFRNLALKGEVPGVVKASW
- the rpsH gene encoding 30S ribosomal protein S8, which gives rise to MFTTSDPIADFLTRIRNGQQARHASTKIPASKVKFAVAKILEKYGYVGNVERNDEGPQGTIIVELKYDNDHKPLINNIRRISKPSRRVYVGVDEIPSVLNGLGIAILSTSQGVMTGQEAKAANVGGELLCTVY
- the rplF gene encoding 50S ribosomal protein L6, whose product is MSRIGKLPITIPAGVDVKLDGSVIRVKGPKGELVRTLSDVVSVKIDGNTIHVERSSDSRESRSHQGLVRSLVANMVTGVSTGFQRDLEIIGVGYRAEKRGNFIRFDLGYSHPIFVELPAVVEATVSQTAVSLTSRDKETLGQVAAKIRSLRKPEPYKGKGVKYKEERIIRKAGKAGGKK
- the rplR gene encoding 50S ribosomal protein L18 encodes the protein MLSKNERKDGRLRRKRRIRKKVTGTQARPRLTVFRSNRHIYCQVVDDVTGSTLVSASTKDAEVASALDGKDKSEQAKEVGKALASRALGKGIDSVVFDRNGYIYHGRVAAVAEGAREGGLQF
- the rpsE gene encoding 30S ribosomal protein S5, translated to MALQRRKREDVDLSENVIAINRVAKVVKGGRRFSFSALVVVGDGNGRVGVGHGKANEVPEAIRKATENAKGHLITVPIVDDTIPHDVIGRFGSGQVLLKAASEGTGVIAGGPVRAILEAAGVNNILTKSLGSNNPHNVVRATMAGLAGLHDPDEYRRRLGQNLPEAE
- the rpmD gene encoding 50S ribosomal protein L30, with protein sequence MGQIKVTQTRGLAGKPESQRLAIKGLGLRRRHHTVVVEDTDAIRGLISKVVHLVEVEEIKE
- the rplO gene encoding 50S ribosomal protein L15, with product MDLSTLKAPKGANRNRKRKGRGQGSTLGKTAGKGHKGQKARSGGQVKAGFEGGQMPLQRRLPKQGFTNIHAKVYGVVNVSTLERAFEEGEEVSFETVAAKRLIKKHADGLKVLGQGTLSKKLVVKAAKVSASAQEKISAAGGTVEVIGG
- the secY gene encoding preprotein translocase subunit SecY encodes the protein MANKYSGILEMPELRRRLFFTLALLAIYRVGVFIPVPGVNRAAMSQIVGGAGGGLLGLVNLFTGGALELMSIFALGIMPYISASIIFQLMTVVVPAIERMQKEGEQGRKKITQYTRYATVLLSIIQGTGISFYLENLNDTNPELGLLVEPGLGFKLLTVVTLVAGTMFVMWLGEQITERGIGNGISLIITAGIIAAFPAAVLQTFQMAESGSLSTFALVILGVLALAVTAFIVFIESAQRRVPLQYARRMVGQRIYGVQNQHLPLKVNMAGVIPPIFASSLLIFPSTVVSYFDENAVTLFIQASLIPGDWRYNIIYAALVIFFCFFYTAVQVNPVDMADNLKKQDAFIPGIRPGRKTAEYLDEVMSRLTFAGSIYIAAVCVLPFFLQDNLGVSFYFGGTSLLIVVSVGLDTVNQIENHLITRQYDEFSAKAGGALTGSRIKGRDEDDM